One genomic window of Plasmodium coatneyi strain Hackeri chromosome 12, complete sequence includes the following:
- a CDS encoding TFIIH basal transcription factor complex TTD-A subunit, whose product MVTAIKGVLVKCDEPTMQIILLINEGKNFLIEKISDTVCLCKENVYEFLEKEVMRQLEYTERHETED is encoded by the coding sequence atggttacTGCTATAAAGGGAGTTTTAGTAAAATGTGACGAGCCAACGATGCAAATAATTCTGCtcataaatgaaggaaaaaatttcttgATAGAAAAAATCAGTGACACAGTTTGCTTGTGCAAAGAAAATGTATAcgaatttttggaaaaagaagtgatGAGACAGTTGGAGTACACAGAAAGGCACGAAACGGAAGATTAA
- a CDS encoding SNF7 family protein — protein sequence MKFFKPKKEHTLDDAYGNLEKSVKSIDDNIDKYNKELNIIKQKIEEEKKKNPVNEHVINNLRNKAAIIIKRKKTYESNKESTMGIQFNIDQIKYANDNVQMSIDTCKALENASKIMKKNMKKVNIGKIEKLQDDLFDYMEEAKEIGELLSSSYDIPLELDENEIDAELSLIEDSILDEQVEDNITDYLESDKVEEKQEEAPEQEITATEKNTELVKNKEKQSEHYYTQKES from the exons ATGAA aTTTTTCAAGCCTAAGAAGGAGCACACGCTGGACGACGCATATG GAAACCTGGAGAAGAGCGTAAAAAGTATTGATGATAATATCGACAAATATAATAAGGAGCTAAACATaattaagcaaaaaattgaggaagaaaagaaaaagaatccAGTCAATGAGCATGTCATTAACAACTTAAGAAACAAAGCTGCAATCATcattaagagaaaaaaaacgtatgAAAGCAACAAGGAGAGTACAATGGGAATTCAATTCAATATAGACCaaataaaatatgcaaatGATAATGTGCAAATGTCAATTGATACATGTAAGGCTCTAGAAAACGCAAgcaaaattatgaaaaaaaatatgaaaaaagtgaacattggaaaaatagaaaaattgcaGGATGACCTTTTTGATTATATGGAAGAGGCAAAAGAAATTGGGGAACTTTTATCTTCCTCTTATGATATACCTTTAGAATTGGACGAAAACGAAATCGACGCAGAGTTGTCCCTAATTGAGGACAGCATCCTAGACGAACAGGTCGAGGATAACATTACTGATTATTTGGAGAGCGATAAGGTGGAAGAGAAACAGGAAGAGGCACCGGAGCAGGAAATAACTGCCACGGAAAAAAACACAGAActtgttaaaaataaagaaaagcaGAGTGAACATTACTATACGCAGAAGGAGAGCTAA
- a CDS encoding ADP-ribosylation-like factor: MVLLKILKKIKEKQKNLRIIILGLDNAGKTTIVKRLLGEDIYKVSPTFGFTIETLQFDKHLINIWDIGGQKSIRHFWKNYYENVDGIIYVIDSSDLFRIQLCSYELKQILKEERLYGCSLLILSNKVDIENSLKVEQIVEILKLNEMNIDRHWCINECSAFSGKGLLKSFMWLIDDISYRINSSY, from the exons ATGGTACTCCTGAAAATTCtcaagaaaataaaggaaaagcaaaaaaactTAAGGATAATTATACTAGGGTTGGACAATGCGGGAAAAACGACTATCGTGAAGAGGTTACTGGGGGAAGACATTTATAAGGTAAGTCCCACGTTCGGATTCACCATAGAGACGTTGCAGTTTGATAAGCACCTTATTAATATATGGGATATAGGGGGGCAGAAAAGTATTCGGcacttttggaaaaattattacgaGAATGTAGACggcattatatatgtgattGATAGCTCCGATTTGTTCAGAATCCAGTTGTGTTCATATGAGTTgaaacaaattttaaaagaggAGAGATTGTACGGATGTTCCCTGCTGATTTTATCTAACAAGGTGGATATAGAGAACTCCTTAAAGGTGGAACAAATCGTTGAG ATTTTGAAGCTAAACGAAATGAACATTGATCGCCACTGGTGCATAAATGAGTGCAGCGCTTTTTCGGGAAAGGGGTTACTCAAGTCGTTTATGTGGTTGATCGATGACATAAGCTACAGAATTAACAGCTCTTACTGA